In Rosa chinensis cultivar Old Blush chromosome 1, RchiOBHm-V2, whole genome shotgun sequence, a genomic segment contains:
- the LOC112174818 gene encoding uncharacterized protein LOC112174818 isoform X1, whose product MPNPPVSDHRRHRSTSETEKAWHVLSILFTLRRPATPEELASRCRLFDATAELVLSLCSIPNSPICSTEEEDGLVTVAMATVSALEEFAPESRMVMELYVLRSFYPNAEFRKKRKGPDLDNEAVPMAKRRLRFRNEDAGEADGVLACQHNLIEGNSNNERALGPLLLDFNAELSSLQMTLFEHEEEGDGVVWPSALMREESPGSLDAYNAVNNLLKTEADICNVQPIQVVRGEGCFFDLNLPPPSSNQDALAGNERLKHEKDFTGTFFLQEAESNIGAGIHDTHSCNASMDQSKDDEEPLVEGTVNEGYDEVRAEGDGEQFVLSEKVDAFGEAPTHCLDSENTKNVIALDKDQSMKKAETKTDFPSAECPSPEKPLANSSGKLKGMYTNFPSQERFLVDSLEDNEVVDTPKQQNQCKSGQRYLSVEHKLKKNNTNSMHPKENMVDTTSVSPKLEKIKLPRFEDFIIEEEEGSGGYGTVYRAQRKNDGKRFAIKCPHVKAHKQHVDNERKMLERFGGRNFIIKYEGAFRSGDSECFILEHVEHDRPEVLKKKIDLFELQWYGYCMFRALACLHKQGVVHRDVKPGNFLFSQKLSKGYLIDFNLAMDLQQKYAIRNKSKYNRHVSFGHVPLPQSKSALPNREKRFVRSDLVDPKKTVDPNRNVRKRAQVVPLNNDPKMSVGNKFKSQRADGSGITSTKDATDKTPSTERVREPLPCLGRKELISLAQDVIRSPVHDVLKSPASKRKRIAASPGKIDSKLIYTTPMSLNFTGAAISSANLLKSKGDGKQKSEGPCAGTKGFRAPEVLFRSLHQGPKGDVWSAGVTLLYLMIGRTPFTGDPEQNIKDIAKLKGSEDLWEVAKLHDRESSFPVELFDVKSLPSMKLQSWCKAHTKRSEFFNLIPRSLFDLVDKCLTVNPRLRISAEEALNHEFFAPCHESLRKHRMSRRGSMGAQNDLVQSLE is encoded by the exons ATGCCCAATCCCCCAGTCTCAGATCACCGCCGCCACAGAAGCACATCGGAGACGGAGAAAGCATGGCACGTATTATCAATTCTATTCACTCTCCGCCGCCCCGCTACTCCGGAAGAGCTGGCGTCGCGGTGCCGGTTGTTCGACGCCACGGCGGAGTTGGTCCTGAGCCTCTGCTCGATCCCTAATTCTCCGATTTGTTCGACGGAGGAGGAGGACGGACTGGTCACTGTGGCTATGGCAACGGTTTCGGCTTTGGAAGAGTTTGCGCCGGAGTCGAGGATGGTTATGGAATTGTACGTGTTGCGGAGTTTTTATCCGAACGCCGAGTTcaggaagaagagaaaggggCCGGATTTGGACAATGAGGCGGTGCCGATGGCGAAAAGGAGATTGCGGTTTCGAAATGAGGATG CAGGTGAAGCAGATGGAGTGTTAGCTTGTCAGCATAATTTGATTGAG GGAAATTCAAATAATGAGAGAGCTTTGGGCCCTTTACTTCTTGACTTCAATGCTGAACTTTCGAGTCTTCAAATGACACTTTTTGAACATGAGGAAGAAGGTGATGGTGTTGTTTGGCCGAGTGCTTTGATGCGTGAGGAGAGCCCTGGATCGTTAGATGCATACAATGCAGTCAATAATCTGCTGAAAACTGAAGCAGATATATGCAACGTGCAGCCAATTCAAGTTGTTCGAGGTGAGGGATGCTTCTTTGATTTGAATTTACCTCCGCCAAGTTCAAATCAGGATGCCTTGGCTGGTAACGAGAGATTAAAGCATGAGAAAGATTTTACTGGCACATTTTTCTTACAAGAAGCAGAAAGCAATATTGGTGCTGGCATTCATGACACTCATTCTTGCAACGCTTCAATGGATCAATCAAAAGACGATGAAGAACCTCTAGTCGAAGGTACTGTGAACGAAGGTTATGATGAAGTAAGAGCAGAAGGAGATGGTGAACAGTTTGTTTTGTCAGAGAAGGTTGACGCATTTGGTGAAGCACCCACACATTGCTTGGACTCTGAAAATACAAAGAATGTTATAGCCTTGGATAAAGACCAGAGTATGAAAAAGGCAGAGACAAAGACTGACTTCCCATCAGCTGAATGCCCTTCTCCTGAGAAGCCGCTTGCAAACTCTTCCGGAAAATTGAAGGGCATGTACACAAATTTTCCTTCACAAGAACGATTTCTTGTGGATTCGTTAGAAGATAATGAAGTTGTTGACACTCCCAAACAGCAGAATCAATGTAAAAGTGGTCAGAGATATCTCTCTGTAGAacataaattgaagaaaaacaacacaaatagCATGCATCCAAAAGAAAACATGGTGGATACTACCTCTGTATCTCCTAAG TTGGAGAAAATAAAACTACCTCGCTTTGAGGATTTTATaatagaggaagaagaaggttcAG GTGGTTATGGAACTGTTTACAGGGCTCAGAGGAAGAATGACGGGAAAAGGTTTGCCATAAAAT gTCCCCATGTTAAAGCTCATAAACAACATGTTGATAATGAGCGGAAAATGCTTGAGCGTTTTGG GGGTAGGAACTTCATTATAAAGTACGAAGGTGCTTTCAGAAGTGGTGACAGTGAGTGCTTTATTTTGGAACATGTTGAACATGACAGACCTGAG GTCTTGAAGAAAAAGATTGATCTATTTGAGCTCCAGTGGTATGGCTATTGCATGTTTAGAGCCCTAGCATGCTTGCATAAGCAG GGTGTGGTGCACAGAGATGTTAAGCCTGGAAACTTCCTCTTCTCTCAGAAGCTAAGCAAAGGTTACCTGATTGATTTCAACCTTGCCATG GATTTACAGCAGAAGTATGCAATTAGAA ATAAATCAAAATATAATCGCCACGTGTCCTTTGGTCATGTGCCTCTCCCTCAAAGTAAATCTGCTCTACCAAACAGAGAAAAGAGGTTTGTGAGAAGTGATCTTGTAGATCCAAAGAAAACTGTTGACCCTAATAGGAATGTGAGGAAGAGGGCTCAGGTTGTTCCCTTGAATAACGATCCTAAGATGAGTGTTGGGAATAAATTTAAAAGCCAGCGTGCGGATGGCTCAGGTATAACCTCCACTAAGGATGCGACAGACAAAACTCCATCCACAGAAAGGGTGAGGGAACCTCTGCCTTGCCTAGGAAGAAAAGAGTTGATCAGCCTGGCGCAGGATGTGATTCGTAGTCCAGTCCATGATGTACTAAAATCTCCTGCTTCCAAAAGGAAAAGGATTGCTGCTTCTCCAGGCAAGATCGACAGCAAACTAATCTATACAACTCCAATGTCTCTGAACTTTACTGGTGCAGCTATTTCTAGTGCCAATTTACTGAAAAGCAAAG GGGACGGGAAACAAAAGAGTGAAGGTCCATGTGCTGGAACCAAGGGATTCCGTGCTCCAGAG GTCTTGTTCAGATCTCTGCATCAAGGCCCTAAGGGCGATGTCTGGTCAGCTGGAGTTACCCTGCTTTACCTGATGATAGGAAGAACTCCTTTTACTGGAGATCCTGAACA GAATATAAAAGATATAGCAAAGTTAAAGGGCAGTGAAGACTTATGGGAAGTGGCCAAGCTACATGACCGTGAATCCTCGTTTCCAGTG GAGTTATTCGATGTCAAATCCTTGCCATCAATGAAACTACAAAGTTGGTGCA
- the LOC112174818 gene encoding uncharacterized protein LOC112174818 isoform X2: protein MPNPPVSDHRRHRSTSETEKAWHVLSILFTLRRPATPEELASRCRLFDATAELVLSLCSIPNSPICSTEEEDGLVTVAMATVSALEEFAPESRMVMELYVLRSFYPNAEFRKKRKGPDLDNEAVPMAKRRLRFRNEDGEADGVLACQHNLIEGNSNNERALGPLLLDFNAELSSLQMTLFEHEEEGDGVVWPSALMREESPGSLDAYNAVNNLLKTEADICNVQPIQVVRGEGCFFDLNLPPPSSNQDALAGNERLKHEKDFTGTFFLQEAESNIGAGIHDTHSCNASMDQSKDDEEPLVEGTVNEGYDEVRAEGDGEQFVLSEKVDAFGEAPTHCLDSENTKNVIALDKDQSMKKAETKTDFPSAECPSPEKPLANSSGKLKGMYTNFPSQERFLVDSLEDNEVVDTPKQQNQCKSGQRYLSVEHKLKKNNTNSMHPKENMVDTTSVSPKLEKIKLPRFEDFIIEEEEGSGGYGTVYRAQRKNDGKRFAIKCPHVKAHKQHVDNERKMLERFGGRNFIIKYEGAFRSGDSECFILEHVEHDRPEVLKKKIDLFELQWYGYCMFRALACLHKQGVVHRDVKPGNFLFSQKLSKGYLIDFNLAMDLQQKYAIRNKSKYNRHVSFGHVPLPQSKSALPNREKRFVRSDLVDPKKTVDPNRNVRKRAQVVPLNNDPKMSVGNKFKSQRADGSGITSTKDATDKTPSTERVREPLPCLGRKELISLAQDVIRSPVHDVLKSPASKRKRIAASPGKIDSKLIYTTPMSLNFTGAAISSANLLKSKGDGKQKSEGPCAGTKGFRAPEVLFRSLHQGPKGDVWSAGVTLLYLMIGRTPFTGDPEQNIKDIAKLKGSEDLWEVAKLHDRESSFPVELFDVKSLPSMKLQSWCKAHTKRSEFFNLIPRSLFDLVDKCLTVNPRLRISAEEALNHEFFAPCHESLRKHRMSRRGSMGAQNDLVQSLE from the exons ATGCCCAATCCCCCAGTCTCAGATCACCGCCGCCACAGAAGCACATCGGAGACGGAGAAAGCATGGCACGTATTATCAATTCTATTCACTCTCCGCCGCCCCGCTACTCCGGAAGAGCTGGCGTCGCGGTGCCGGTTGTTCGACGCCACGGCGGAGTTGGTCCTGAGCCTCTGCTCGATCCCTAATTCTCCGATTTGTTCGACGGAGGAGGAGGACGGACTGGTCACTGTGGCTATGGCAACGGTTTCGGCTTTGGAAGAGTTTGCGCCGGAGTCGAGGATGGTTATGGAATTGTACGTGTTGCGGAGTTTTTATCCGAACGCCGAGTTcaggaagaagagaaaggggCCGGATTTGGACAATGAGGCGGTGCCGATGGCGAAAAGGAGATTGCGGTTTCGAAATGAGGATG GTGAAGCAGATGGAGTGTTAGCTTGTCAGCATAATTTGATTGAG GGAAATTCAAATAATGAGAGAGCTTTGGGCCCTTTACTTCTTGACTTCAATGCTGAACTTTCGAGTCTTCAAATGACACTTTTTGAACATGAGGAAGAAGGTGATGGTGTTGTTTGGCCGAGTGCTTTGATGCGTGAGGAGAGCCCTGGATCGTTAGATGCATACAATGCAGTCAATAATCTGCTGAAAACTGAAGCAGATATATGCAACGTGCAGCCAATTCAAGTTGTTCGAGGTGAGGGATGCTTCTTTGATTTGAATTTACCTCCGCCAAGTTCAAATCAGGATGCCTTGGCTGGTAACGAGAGATTAAAGCATGAGAAAGATTTTACTGGCACATTTTTCTTACAAGAAGCAGAAAGCAATATTGGTGCTGGCATTCATGACACTCATTCTTGCAACGCTTCAATGGATCAATCAAAAGACGATGAAGAACCTCTAGTCGAAGGTACTGTGAACGAAGGTTATGATGAAGTAAGAGCAGAAGGAGATGGTGAACAGTTTGTTTTGTCAGAGAAGGTTGACGCATTTGGTGAAGCACCCACACATTGCTTGGACTCTGAAAATACAAAGAATGTTATAGCCTTGGATAAAGACCAGAGTATGAAAAAGGCAGAGACAAAGACTGACTTCCCATCAGCTGAATGCCCTTCTCCTGAGAAGCCGCTTGCAAACTCTTCCGGAAAATTGAAGGGCATGTACACAAATTTTCCTTCACAAGAACGATTTCTTGTGGATTCGTTAGAAGATAATGAAGTTGTTGACACTCCCAAACAGCAGAATCAATGTAAAAGTGGTCAGAGATATCTCTCTGTAGAacataaattgaagaaaaacaacacaaatagCATGCATCCAAAAGAAAACATGGTGGATACTACCTCTGTATCTCCTAAG TTGGAGAAAATAAAACTACCTCGCTTTGAGGATTTTATaatagaggaagaagaaggttcAG GTGGTTATGGAACTGTTTACAGGGCTCAGAGGAAGAATGACGGGAAAAGGTTTGCCATAAAAT gTCCCCATGTTAAAGCTCATAAACAACATGTTGATAATGAGCGGAAAATGCTTGAGCGTTTTGG GGGTAGGAACTTCATTATAAAGTACGAAGGTGCTTTCAGAAGTGGTGACAGTGAGTGCTTTATTTTGGAACATGTTGAACATGACAGACCTGAG GTCTTGAAGAAAAAGATTGATCTATTTGAGCTCCAGTGGTATGGCTATTGCATGTTTAGAGCCCTAGCATGCTTGCATAAGCAG GGTGTGGTGCACAGAGATGTTAAGCCTGGAAACTTCCTCTTCTCTCAGAAGCTAAGCAAAGGTTACCTGATTGATTTCAACCTTGCCATG GATTTACAGCAGAAGTATGCAATTAGAA ATAAATCAAAATATAATCGCCACGTGTCCTTTGGTCATGTGCCTCTCCCTCAAAGTAAATCTGCTCTACCAAACAGAGAAAAGAGGTTTGTGAGAAGTGATCTTGTAGATCCAAAGAAAACTGTTGACCCTAATAGGAATGTGAGGAAGAGGGCTCAGGTTGTTCCCTTGAATAACGATCCTAAGATGAGTGTTGGGAATAAATTTAAAAGCCAGCGTGCGGATGGCTCAGGTATAACCTCCACTAAGGATGCGACAGACAAAACTCCATCCACAGAAAGGGTGAGGGAACCTCTGCCTTGCCTAGGAAGAAAAGAGTTGATCAGCCTGGCGCAGGATGTGATTCGTAGTCCAGTCCATGATGTACTAAAATCTCCTGCTTCCAAAAGGAAAAGGATTGCTGCTTCTCCAGGCAAGATCGACAGCAAACTAATCTATACAACTCCAATGTCTCTGAACTTTACTGGTGCAGCTATTTCTAGTGCCAATTTACTGAAAAGCAAAG GGGACGGGAAACAAAAGAGTGAAGGTCCATGTGCTGGAACCAAGGGATTCCGTGCTCCAGAG GTCTTGTTCAGATCTCTGCATCAAGGCCCTAAGGGCGATGTCTGGTCAGCTGGAGTTACCCTGCTTTACCTGATGATAGGAAGAACTCCTTTTACTGGAGATCCTGAACA GAATATAAAAGATATAGCAAAGTTAAAGGGCAGTGAAGACTTATGGGAAGTGGCCAAGCTACATGACCGTGAATCCTCGTTTCCAGTG GAGTTATTCGATGTCAAATCCTTGCCATCAATGAAACTACAAAGTTGGTGCA